A genomic segment from Methanolobus zinderi encodes:
- a CDS encoding methyltransferase cognate corrinoid protein, producing the protein MKTSILNQLAESVVEGDDDLAEELAQKALDEGVDPYEAIVDGLAKGMIIVSDNYEKGEAFVPHLLIASSAMYAGMDILTPHMKLEEGAGKRAVGVIGTIEGDVHDIGKNLVKTMMSASGFDMVDLGHDVPVEKFVEVAKEKKADLISMSALMTTTMTNMEKVIEMMQEEGIRDSLIVMIGGAPVSPEFAEQIGADSTHPDSMSATEWANNEVRKLAPADERWSEEKISLGKVKYREILSKKKVKGKTDIGLETAKQIIADFESVGVKTKEEMTHMDRTLAAMGDKKVDRLPVYPLACGVLRKFADVSYKEYATDINAFVESAYLGSKYLDTDMFVGLIDLSATSSDFGCKIKYPEDDTPSSEGHLEDYESIEVPEVKEGTRAYELVMASKAATEKLNKELNTPFVGFHEGPLLTLTQLMGADRVLMDMKTHPDVVLEAVQKCTDYICQVSELFFEENACNALCIDNLWSNNVIMSEEDYWKFDGKFVYDQHLPIFKQYDQPYIIHNCADAVHFDTQISKFGTQLYSYAYYPKLRSKGSQNYADLIPKYGQECCMMGEVNPVEFMDNTPAGVQKVKDDTKELLEGVLPVLKENGMQSKYVMSSGCEIPPGGPLTTVKASVDVVKELGPELQKKIFG; encoded by the coding sequence ATGAAAACATCAATTTTGAACCAATTAGCGGAATCTGTTGTCGAAGGTGACGACGATTTAGCAGAAGAACTTGCACAAAAAGCCCTTGATGAAGGTGTGGATCCTTACGAGGCCATAGTTGACGGACTCGCAAAAGGAATGATCATTGTAAGTGACAATTACGAAAAAGGTGAAGCCTTTGTGCCACACCTGCTCATCGCATCCAGTGCCATGTATGCCGGTATGGACATACTGACACCTCATATGAAACTTGAAGAAGGTGCCGGAAAGCGTGCCGTAGGTGTGATCGGAACAATCGAAGGAGATGTGCACGACATAGGAAAGAATCTGGTCAAGACAATGATGTCTGCATCCGGCTTTGATATGGTAGATCTGGGCCACGATGTGCCTGTCGAGAAGTTCGTAGAGGTGGCAAAGGAGAAGAAGGCAGACCTGATTTCCATGAGTGCCTTGATGACCACTACCATGACCAACATGGAGAAGGTAATCGAGATGATGCAGGAGGAAGGTATCAGAGATTCCCTTATAGTCATGATAGGAGGAGCACCTGTTTCACCTGAATTCGCGGAACAGATCGGTGCGGACTCTACACATCCGGATTCCATGTCAGCTACGGAATGGGCAAATAATGAGGTGCGTAAACTTGCTCCTGCTGATGAGAGATGGAGCGAGGAGAAGATATCACTTGGTAAGGTCAAATACAGAGAGATACTGTCTAAAAAGAAGGTTAAAGGAAAGACAGATATCGGTCTGGAAACTGCGAAGCAGATCATTGCAGACTTTGAGAGCGTTGGCGTCAAGACAAAAGAGGAAATGACCCATATGGACAGGACGCTGGCAGCAATGGGTGACAAAAAGGTCGACAGATTGCCGGTATATCCGCTTGCCTGCGGAGTTTTGAGGAAATTCGCTGATGTCAGCTACAAAGAATATGCTACTGACATTAATGCTTTTGTTGAAAGTGCTTACCTGGGATCCAAATACCTTGACACTGACATGTTCGTAGGACTCATTGACCTTTCTGCAACATCATCTGATTTCGGATGTAAGATCAAGTACCCTGAAGATGACACACCTTCATCCGAAGGACACCTTGAGGATTATGAGAGTATAGAAGTCCCTGAGGTCAAGGAGGGTACCCGTGCCTATGAGCTTGTAATGGCTTCCAAGGCGGCAACTGAGAAACTTAACAAGGAACTCAACACACCATTTGTCGGATTCCATGAAGGACCACTTCTTACCCTTACCCAGCTTATGGGTGCAGACCGTGTTCTTATGGACATGAAGACACATCCTGATGTGGTACTTGAAGCAGTCCAGAAATGTACGGATTACATCTGTCAGGTATCCGAACTGTTCTTTGAAGAAAATGCCTGTAACGCACTGTGTATCGATAACCTCTGGTCCAACAATGTGATCATGAGCGAGGAGGACTACTGGAAGTTCGACGGTAAGTTCGTATACGACCAGCACCTGCCGATCTTCAAGCAATACGACCAGCCATACATTATACACAATTGTGCGGATGCAGTACACTTTGACACACAGATCAGCAAATTCGGAACTCAGCTATACAGTTACGCATACTATCCAAAACTCAGGAGTAAGGGCTCACAGAACTATGCAGACCTTATTCCAAAGTATGGACAGGAATGTTGTATGATGGGAGAGGTCAACCCGGTAGAGTTCATGGACAACACACCTGCAGGTGTTCAGAAAGTAAAGGATGACACAAAAGAGTTGCTTGAAGGCGTGCTTCCTGTACTCAAGGAGAACGGAATGCAGTCCAAGTATGTCATGTCATCTGGTTGTGAGATTCCACCAGGAGGTCCTCTTACGACCGTGAAGGCTTCGGTAGATGTAGTTAAAGAGCTAGGTCCCGAGCTTCAGAAAAAGATATTCGGATAA
- a CDS encoding hydantoinase/oxoprolinase family protein, which yields MNFGLGIDTGGTYTDSVIMNLEDGSIIDSNKSLTTYPDLIKGIINSIDGLKAEYLANVRFTSVSTTLATNTTLEGRGYPAGLILIGYNISRKIPTDHILSIKGGHDADGNEVETLGNLDEVEKFVTMNKHKVSSFAVSSYFGVRNPEHELRIKEIIQDLTDLPVVCGHELSMDLGAYERALTALLNAQLIPVIDQFIRSVRSVMEDKKIDSVLMMMKCDGSLVRIEEALKKPVESIFSGPAASLLGAAHLTDLKECLTIDVGGTSTDISMIRNSMPVVSSSGAVVGGWDTKVKAIKMNTSAIGGDSHVWIHEKTNMGPNRVIPLCLCASEFPSLINKLQNAEKISRRIMNDILQPTTFFMCNGVKSHCLYASELEGEEIEIFDAINEEPSSISDIASRTNKHPLMFEDILRRLIQKRYIKQVGFTPTDVLHVTGDYTRWDSNASMLGATILSDYTSMEPFDLCEKLREDVAKEIVLNLIAHCANTVKKTDLEKILNGTELMKFMIKSPVVLVGAPVTPYMKDMKHFIDADIRIPEFHEVGNAVGALVGNVVYRGEALIRPTAPGSSQYLLFSEKGRYTFDDYQEALDTANSLVNSTVSEYMAGYGLSMDNVSFDLECNDIGSIGTVPLETKIVGVAVGSPRRII from the coding sequence ATGAACTTTGGACTTGGCATAGACACTGGCGGTACATATACAGATTCTGTAATTATGAATCTTGAAGACGGATCAATAATAGATTCAAACAAATCGCTTACTACTTACCCTGATCTAATAAAGGGCATAATAAATTCAATTGACGGCCTTAAAGCCGAATATCTTGCAAATGTGAGATTCACTTCAGTATCTACCACACTAGCCACCAACACCACACTGGAAGGCAGAGGATATCCGGCAGGTCTCATACTTATTGGTTATAATATATCACGGAAAATTCCCACCGATCATATCCTTTCCATAAAAGGCGGACATGATGCAGACGGAAACGAAGTTGAAACTCTGGGCAACCTGGATGAAGTGGAAAAATTTGTCACAATGAACAAACATAAGGTCTCATCCTTTGCCGTATCATCGTATTTTGGAGTGCGCAATCCTGAACATGAACTGAGGATAAAAGAGATCATCCAGGATCTGACAGATCTCCCTGTTGTCTGCGGACACGAACTTTCCATGGATCTCGGAGCATATGAAAGGGCTTTGACCGCACTTCTCAATGCTCAGCTGATCCCGGTAATCGACCAGTTCATCAGATCAGTAAGGTCTGTAATGGAGGATAAGAAGATTGATTCTGTCCTGATGATGATGAAATGTGACGGCTCGCTGGTCAGGATAGAAGAAGCACTGAAAAAACCTGTGGAATCCATTTTCTCCGGACCTGCTGCAAGTCTCCTTGGCGCTGCACATCTAACGGATCTAAAAGAGTGCCTGACCATAGATGTGGGAGGTACGAGTACGGACATTTCAATGATCCGCAATAGCATGCCTGTTGTCAGTAGTTCAGGTGCCGTAGTTGGAGGCTGGGATACAAAGGTCAAGGCTATCAAAATGAATACCTCTGCCATTGGAGGAGACAGTCATGTATGGATTCATGAGAAAACAAATATGGGGCCTAACAGGGTCATACCCCTGTGCCTTTGCGCTTCCGAATTCCCGTCCCTTATAAACAAATTACAGAACGCTGAAAAGATCTCAAGGCGCATAATGAATGACATCCTTCAGCCAACAACGTTCTTCATGTGCAATGGAGTAAAATCCCATTGTCTTTATGCCTCTGAACTTGAGGGAGAAGAGATAGAAATATTCGATGCCATAAATGAAGAGCCTTCTTCCATATCGGATATTGCCTCAAGGACAAACAAGCATCCACTGATGTTCGAAGATATACTGAGAAGGCTCATACAGAAAAGATATATCAAACAGGTAGGTTTCACCCCGACAGACGTCCTGCATGTGACCGGTGACTATACCAGATGGGATTCCAATGCATCGATGCTGGGAGCCACAATACTTTCAGATTATACATCCATGGAGCCCTTCGATCTCTGTGAAAAACTCAGGGAGGACGTGGCCAAGGAAATTGTGCTTAATCTGATTGCACACTGTGCGAATACCGTGAAAAAAACCGATCTGGAAAAAATATTGAATGGCACAGAACTCATGAAATTCATGATTAAAAGTCCGGTGGTACTGGTTGGTGCACCTGTAACACCGTATATGAAAGACATGAAACATTTCATTGATGCGGATATAAGGATCCCTGAATTCCATGAAGTAGGTAATGCTGTAGGTGCTCTTGTCGGTAACGTGGTCTACAGGGGAGAGGCTTTGATCAGACCCACAGCACCCGGAAGCTCACAGTATCTGCTATTCTCGGAAAAAGGAAGATACACGTTCGATGACTATCAGGAGGCTCTTGACACGGCAAATTCCCTTGTCAACAGCACAGTTTCAGAATACATGGCAGGCTACGGATTGAGTATGGACAATGTAAGTTTTGATCTTGAATGTAATGATATCGGAAGTATCGGAACGGTACCTCTGGAGACTAAAATAGTAGGAGTAGCTGTCGGTTCTCCAAGGAGAATAATATGA
- a CDS encoding TCP-1/cpn60 chaperonin family protein, which translates to MSTSIEQIQNTHALDNMDALKQSVRNRIGIREDVEEDELIYQMLQASQDIKELFTSSFGPCGLSKLIISPTDDIYLTSDGKTIIEQIDVLHPVVTSLKELAMSMDRVCGDGTKTAVILAASLIENAAKLVEYGLHPTTIIKGYQLALSKAYEIMDYETSRIVSDSDLHSVIENASLSKGVETHQARLIADIVLRTLSKLGDIQANNRIDLNDYVKVIKKVGGPSIESISGIILDETPSRDDMPHYLENADVLMINGNVRFESKIINSQHNIRFDGFDNSTLLLDGQMKALKAHSQKIIGSGANVVLCEGKVDEYVEEALAKHGILLFDKLKIRDMEMIAKATGANIISIKDDILPQDLGFADEVKVEKRNDEHFFFLSVNEQPISTILIWEPFRYGLEKLEEAVDDAINNAAFILKNPLVVKGGGDIEFVLSQMLRKYSSTVEGKEQLAVIEYANALEEIPRTLARNVGLNEVDAIAHMLNYYSKGIDCRIDLTREVVANNPPVYDSSSIKQMALIAGTEAVSNMLRIDEIVLKK; encoded by the coding sequence ATGAGCACATCTATTGAACAGATACAAAACACGCATGCTTTGGACAATATGGATGCTCTGAAGCAAAGTGTACGCAATCGTATCGGAATCAGGGAAGATGTTGAAGAGGATGAACTGATATACCAGATGTTACAGGCTTCCCAGGACATCAAAGAACTCTTTACATCATCTTTCGGACCCTGTGGATTGAGTAAGCTGATAATCAGCCCCACAGACGATATTTATCTGACAAGTGACGGGAAAACAATTATTGAACAGATAGATGTCCTGCATCCAGTGGTCACGTCCCTCAAAGAGCTTGCCATGTCAATGGACAGGGTATGCGGCGATGGTACGAAGACCGCGGTCATCCTTGCTGCCTCGCTTATCGAGAATGCTGCCAAACTTGTGGAGTACGGACTGCATCCGACAACCATAATAAAAGGATATCAGCTTGCTCTGAGTAAAGCGTATGAGATCATGGATTATGAGACTAGCCGGATAGTTTCTGACAGCGATCTGCATTCTGTTATAGAGAATGCCAGCCTGAGTAAAGGTGTCGAAACTCATCAGGCCCGGTTGATAGCAGACATCGTTCTAAGAACACTTTCAAAACTCGGAGACATACAGGCTAATAACCGCATAGATCTGAATGATTATGTCAAAGTCATAAAAAAAGTAGGTGGGCCATCTATTGAATCCATTTCAGGTATAATTCTTGATGAAACACCTTCAAGAGATGACATGCCGCATTATTTAGAAAATGCGGATGTCCTTATGATCAACGGGAATGTCAGATTTGAAAGTAAGATCATAAATTCCCAGCATAATATAAGATTCGATGGTTTTGACAATTCCACACTTCTGCTGGACGGCCAAATGAAGGCTTTGAAAGCCCACTCACAGAAAATAATTGGTTCCGGAGCTAACGTTGTTCTGTGTGAAGGAAAAGTGGACGAATATGTAGAGGAAGCCCTGGCAAAGCATGGTATTCTGCTTTTCGATAAACTGAAGATCAGGGATATGGAGATGATCGCAAAAGCAACAGGTGCAAACATCATTTCCATCAAGGATGATATACTGCCCCAGGATCTGGGTTTTGCCGATGAGGTGAAAGTTGAAAAAAGAAACGATGAGCATTTCTTTTTCCTCTCTGTAAACGAACAGCCGATATCCACGATCCTGATATGGGAACCCTTCAGATATGGCCTGGAAAAACTTGAGGAAGCAGTGGATGATGCCATTAATAATGCGGCATTCATATTGAAGAATCCTCTTGTAGTCAAAGGAGGAGGAGATATTGAATTTGTGCTCTCACAAATGCTCAGGAAGTATTCTTCCACTGTCGAAGGCAAAGAGCAGCTTGCAGTGATCGAATATGCGAATGCCCTTGAAGAGATACCAAGAACGCTGGCAAGGAATGTAGGTCTCAATGAGGTTGACGCAATAGCACACATGCTCAATTACTATAGCAAGGGAATTGACTGCAGGATCGACCTTACACGAGAGGTCGTTGCAAACAACCCTCCTGTATATGATTCATCAAGCATTAAACAGATGGCTCTTATCGCGGGAACCGAGGCTGTAAGCAATATGCTGAGAATTGATGAGATCGTACTTAAAAAGTAA
- a CDS encoding GAF domain-containing protein: MTQLDVNSEIAKVINDSPVTIFIWKPENGWPVEFVSENVRQFGYSSDDFLSGKLKYEDIIHPDDIERVRREVTEYSEANVDNFTQEYRILTASGEIRCIDDRTIIRRYDDGNIQYYEGIILDISQRKLSETIIDCRNQVLEALASGETLNEILTRLVKSTKKIIPEAISFVMLLDEEKKHLVHAISPDLPDFYKKAIEGLPIGEGIGSCSTAVYTGKRVIVEDIMEHPYWEDLKDIAARAGFRASCCEPLISSNNEVFGTFGMYFREPHTPTKEEIDILKANANLAAIAINNKMVLDNALESERKLKIIFNNVNDQIYISELNGKTIAVNQAVVDTLDYSREEMLSSYPCDIVPSEDVHRVSKLMKEIETDGRAIYETEAIHKNGRKIPLEISARFIIYDGKKAILSVARNISERKRAEKKRRLEEERLEALVKLNSMTGASLDEITDFAREEAVRLTESSLGYLAFMNADETALIMHSWSEGAMKECGIKNKRFVYPIKTTGLWGEAVRQRRPIITNEYSLPSPMKKGYPEDHVRLTRHMNIPIFDGDHIVAVAGVGNKEEDYDESDLRQLTLLMQGMWNLIQRKQIEDALKQYSDELKVANEELRSVSIMKTEFIAERMGLEHTHELPECSILHDEMIRAIDDQQAKSINSVLLNSERLKRMVNSLIYMSQEQAGKLKYDFSRIQLNKLISEAVMDLILLIDEKGIELEVNVPDGLPPIRADKAKLTETLIILIDNAVKFTPEGGMINVDLSEENDHLHLRIADTGPGIQKDLIPHIFQKFYQMEDAMSRMYQGLESGLYICKDIILEHKGEIWIESKKGKGTTFHIRLPVESPEEDSSRISKK, translated from the coding sequence ATGACACAACTCGATGTAAATTCGGAAATTGCAAAAGTTATCAATGACAGCCCTGTAACAATTTTCATATGGAAGCCCGAAAACGGGTGGCCAGTGGAATTTGTCTCAGAAAACGTCAGACAATTTGGATACTCATCCGATGATTTTCTTTCTGGCAAATTAAAATATGAAGATATTATCCATCCTGATGACATTGAAAGAGTACGTAGAGAGGTTACCGAATACTCTGAAGCAAATGTTGATAATTTCACCCAGGAATACAGAATACTGACAGCATCGGGTGAGATTCGGTGCATTGATGACAGAACAATTATCAGAAGGTATGATGATGGTAATATCCAGTACTATGAAGGTATTATTCTGGATATAAGCCAGAGAAAACTCTCTGAAACAATAATTGATTGCCGTAACCAGGTTCTTGAAGCTCTGGCTTCGGGTGAAACTCTGAATGAGATTCTTACACGTCTGGTGAAATCCACTAAAAAAATTATACCGGAAGCTATCAGTTTTGTCATGCTACTGGACGAGGAAAAGAAACATCTTGTTCATGCTATTTCTCCCGATCTTCCGGATTTCTACAAAAAAGCCATTGAAGGACTACCCATAGGTGAAGGCATAGGTTCCTGCTCAACTGCTGTTTACACCGGTAAAAGGGTTATTGTAGAGGATATAATGGAGCATCCTTACTGGGAAGACCTCAAGGATATTGCAGCCCGTGCAGGCTTTAGGGCCAGTTGTTGCGAACCCCTGATAAGTTCGAACAATGAAGTCTTTGGGACATTCGGGATGTACTTCCGCGAGCCACACACGCCTACAAAGGAAGAGATCGATATCCTCAAAGCAAACGCCAATCTTGCAGCTATCGCGATAAACAACAAGATGGTATTGGATAACGCTCTTGAATCTGAACGCAAACTTAAGATCATTTTCAACAATGTAAACGATCAGATATATATCAGCGAACTAAACGGGAAAACTATTGCTGTGAACCAGGCTGTAGTAGATACACTGGATTACAGCAGGGAAGAGATGTTAAGTTCATACCCTTGCGATATCGTTCCGTCAGAAGATGTGCACCGCGTATCAAAACTGATGAAGGAGATCGAAACTGACGGAAGAGCGATATATGAAACCGAGGCGATACATAAGAATGGAAGGAAGATACCGCTGGAAATCAGTGCACGATTCATAATCTATGATGGGAAAAAAGCCATCCTGTCCGTTGCCAGAAACATCAGTGAGCGCAAAAGAGCCGAAAAGAAGCGCCGTCTTGAAGAGGAGAGGCTTGAAGCTCTTGTTAAGCTTAACAGTATGACAGGTGCATCATTGGATGAGATCACAGACTTTGCAAGGGAAGAAGCCGTAAGACTTACTGAAAGTTCACTTGGATACCTTGCATTTATGAATGCTGACGAAACCGCACTCATTATGCATTCCTGGTCTGAAGGTGCCATGAAGGAATGTGGTATCAAGAACAAACGCTTCGTATATCCCATAAAGACCACCGGCCTGTGGGGTGAAGCAGTAAGGCAGCGCAGACCTATAATAACAAATGAGTACTCACTTCCCAGTCCTATGAAAAAAGGATACCCCGAGGATCATGTCAGGCTTACAAGACACATGAATATTCCGATCTTCGATGGTGATCACATCGTAGCAGTTGCCGGTGTTGGAAATAAAGAAGAGGATTACGATGAATCAGATCTGCGCCAGCTTACCTTACTGATGCAGGGTATGTGGAACCTCATTCAAAGAAAACAGATCGAAGATGCCTTAAAACAATATTCCGATGAACTGAAGGTGGCAAATGAGGAACTAAGGTCTGTCAGCATAATGAAAACAGAATTTATCGCGGAAAGGATGGGACTTGAACACACACACGAACTCCCGGAGTGCAGTATCCTTCACGATGAAATGATCCGGGCCATTGATGACCAGCAGGCCAAGTCCATCAATTCTGTATTGCTAAACTCTGAAAGATTAAAACGCATGGTAAATTCACTTATTTATATGAGTCAGGAGCAGGCAGGAAAGCTAAAATATGATTTTTCCCGGATACAACTGAACAAACTGATATCAGAAGCTGTGATGGATCTTATTTTACTGATAGATGAGAAAGGAATCGAGCTTGAAGTGAATGTACCTGACGGACTGCCACCGATAAGAGCTGATAAAGCTAAACTGACAGAAACATTGATTATCCTTATAGATAATGCGGTCAAATTTACTCCTGAAGGTGGAATGATAAACGTTGATCTAAGTGAAGAAAATGACCATCTGCACCTGAGGATAGCTGATACGGGACCAGGCATACAGAAAGACCTTATACCACATATTTTCCAGAAATTCTATCAGATGGAGGATGCTATGAGTCGAATGTACCAGGGACTTGAGTCCGGCCTGTACATCTGTAAGGATATAATCCTTGAACATAAAGGCGAGATATGGATCGAAAGTAAAAAGGGTAAAGGAACAACATTCCACATAAGACTTCCAGTGGAAAGTCCGGAAGAGGATTCCTCACGAATTTCCAAAAAATGA
- a CDS encoding ATP-binding protein, translated as MVRGSVGVIFGETGTLDFKMLVSDSTAVHRGAYVKAWHETDGWVLAQVMNITRSSDSFTIEEAKAGQRKDKSDDRIVAEAIVIGTRDNDGMLRSPVIPFSPGDLIYVADEGLIRSVLGLVGKDMNIGMLEGTGIKVQLSVNSLVQKHCSILAKTGSGKSYTAAVILEELIDRDIPLLIIDPHSEYASLKTEATDDQEVFKKYGVTPKSYADRVKVYTPANRAINPDADEVFRLNGMNLTVKDLTSIFPDNFSTTHTGILYEAIQSLRAEMETYTIDDIIFAVSNDKSKAKWTVINMLETIKETDILSPNPTPIEALVQKGKVAILDFKGVPPDIQSMIVAQLCSNLFEARKLDKVPPGMLVVEEAHNYAPEKGFSKTVSTDILRTIASEGRKFGLGMMVISQRPARIDKNVLSQCGTQIIMKVTNPNDLKAISKGLEGVNSYVEDELMRLPPGVAMLVSTEIERPVLVDIRIRRSKHGGESVNVLKAAQTMSPPPPPPSATKIPTVEESRAQIPETPAAQPPVVETADVEEETVKKTPPPKRKPSRPPKNEGGKLFTKIFGGGK; from the coding sequence ATGGTTCGAGGTTCAGTAGGAGTTATCTTTGGAGAGACAGGTACCCTGGATTTTAAGATGCTTGTGTCGGACAGCACCGCCGTTCACAGGGGTGCATATGTCAAGGCATGGCATGAAACCGATGGATGGGTACTTGCTCAGGTAATGAATATCACAAGATCGAGTGATTCTTTTACAATAGAAGAGGCAAAAGCAGGTCAGAGAAAAGACAAAAGTGACGACCGCATAGTAGCGGAAGCAATCGTAATAGGTACCCGTGACAATGATGGCATGCTCAGATCACCTGTCATTCCATTCAGCCCGGGTGATCTGATATATGTTGCAGACGAGGGATTGATCCGGTCAGTGCTGGGACTTGTGGGAAAGGATATGAACATAGGCATGCTTGAAGGCACAGGAATAAAGGTTCAGTTAAGTGTCAACAGCCTTGTGCAGAAGCACTGCAGCATCCTTGCCAAGACCGGTAGCGGAAAATCCTATACTGCCGCCGTGATCCTTGAAGAACTCATCGACAGGGACATACCGCTTCTTATTATCGACCCGCACAGTGAATACGCTTCACTCAAAACGGAAGCAACGGATGATCAGGAAGTATTCAAAAAGTACGGGGTCACACCAAAATCATATGCGGACAGGGTCAAAGTATACACACCCGCAAACAGGGCAATAAACCCGGATGCAGACGAGGTATTCCGTCTTAACGGGATGAACCTTACAGTAAAGGATCTGACATCCATTTTCCCTGACAATTTCTCGACAACACATACGGGTATTCTCTATGAGGCCATACAGAGCCTGCGGGCTGAAATGGAGACCTATACCATCGATGACATCATATTTGCCGTGAGCAACGACAAGAGCAAGGCAAAATGGACTGTCATCAACATGCTTGAAACAATCAAGGAAACGGATATCCTGTCACCAAACCCGACACCCATAGAAGCTCTTGTGCAGAAGGGCAAGGTTGCGATACTTGATTTCAAGGGCGTGCCTCCTGACATACAGAGTATGATCGTGGCACAGTTGTGTTCAAATCTGTTCGAGGCTAGAAAGCTGGACAAGGTCCCGCCCGGTATGCTCGTGGTTGAGGAAGCACACAACTATGCACCGGAAAAGGGGTTCAGCAAGACTGTCAGTACGGACATCCTGAGAACAATCGCATCAGAAGGAAGGAAATTCGGTCTTGGGATGATGGTCATATCCCAGCGTCCTGCGAGGATAGACAAGAACGTGCTTTCCCAGTGTGGTACGCAGATCATCATGAAGGTGACAAACCCCAATGACCTCAAAGCCATAAGCAAGGGACTGGAAGGGGTAAATTCCTATGTGGAAGATGAGCTTATGCGACTGCCGCCAGGTGTTGCCATGCTTGTGAGCACGGAAATTGAGAGACCTGTGCTTGTGGACATACGCATACGCAGATCCAAGCATGGTGGCGAATCGGTCAACGTGCTCAAGGCAGCGCAGACCATGAGCCCTCCACCTCCACCACCATCTGCGACGAAGATCCCGACTGTGGAGGAGAGCAGAGCTCAGATTCCTGAAACACCTGCAGCTCAGCCACCTGTTGTAGAGACTGCAGATGTTGAAGAAGAAACTGTTAAGAAGACACCACCTCCGAAGAGAAAGCCGTCCCGTCCCCCTAAAAATGAAGGTGGAAAGCTGTTCACCAAAATATTTGGTGGCGGAAAATAA
- a CDS encoding DUF357 domain-containing protein, with protein MAADLNEKVKRYERLLREALEKAEVAPIKQSHMYRIAGDYRTMATSYYNDGLHFMETDDPVNALVCFSYGHAWLDAGARLGLFDVDDDVLFTI; from the coding sequence ATGGCTGCGGATCTGAATGAAAAGGTCAAAAGATATGAAAGACTGCTAAGGGAAGCGCTGGAGAAAGCTGAAGTTGCTCCCATCAAGCAGTCACATATGTACAGGATAGCCGGGGATTATCGCACCATGGCAACTTCATACTACAATGACGGCCTGCATTTCATGGAGACCGATGATCCTGTGAATGCACTTGTATGTTTCAGTTACGGTCATGCATGGCTGGACGCAGGTGCACGTCTTGGCCTTTTCGATGTTGATGATGATGTATTATTTACCATTTAA
- a CDS encoding helix-turn-helix transcriptional regulator, with protein sequence MKLALLGTLFLSDKRKDLLILLIERPMNIDEIKTTLNVTSSAMMTQIKILIDQGIILYEDDHYKLSSFGEVIVKKMIPLLNTLMVYEDNKQYWENHKVNGIPTHLLERIEELGVCELVEPELNRMYELPKKLTDNLVKSEYIKEISSSFSPAYPYKYIELARKGVRISLIITEPVFERFETEYSEQLKDYIGMENTELFVCKDDIGFASGVLTDRFLSLTLFYKNGMFHNHAMMSFETGALKWGEDMYRFYRNTSQEVTDI encoded by the coding sequence ATGAAATTGGCTCTGTTAGGTACTCTTTTTCTATCCGATAAAAGAAAAGATCTGCTCATCCTGCTGATAGAAAGACCGATGAATATCGATGAGATCAAAACTACACTTAATGTTACTTCCAGTGCCATGATGACACAGATCAAGATTCTCATCGATCAAGGCATAATACTTTATGAGGATGATCATTACAAGCTCTCAAGCTTTGGTGAGGTAATCGTAAAGAAAATGATCCCTCTTTTAAACACCTTGATGGTCTATGAAGATAACAAACAATACTGGGAAAATCATAAAGTGAACGGAATTCCGACACATCTTCTTGAAAGAATAGAAGAACTGGGGGTCTGTGAACTCGTTGAGCCGGAACTTAACCGTATGTATGAACTCCCTAAAAAGCTAACTGACAATCTTGTAAAGTCAGAATACATAAAAGAAATCTCTTCTTCTTTCAGTCCGGCTTACCCTTATAAGTACATTGAACTTGCCAGAAAGGGCGTCCGAATATCACTCATAATTACAGAGCCTGTATTTGAAAGATTTGAAACGGAGTATTCTGAACAATTAAAGGATTACATCGGAATGGAAAATACCGAACTGTTTGTATGCAAAGACGATATCGGTTTTGCGTCCGGTGTGTTAACAGACAGATTCCTTTCATTGACCCTGTTCTATAAGAACGGAATGTTCCACAATCATGCCATGATGAGTTTTGAAACGGGCGCATTGAAGTGGGGAGAGGACATGTACCGCTTTTACAGGAACACATCACAAGAAGTAACAGATATCTGA